The following proteins come from a genomic window of Salvia hispanica cultivar TCC Black 2014 chromosome 4, UniMelb_Shisp_WGS_1.0, whole genome shotgun sequence:
- the LOC125219199 gene encoding rop guanine nucleotide exchange factor 7-like, with the protein MSALLIQDEIFKRGKEGLCESECTFRENMDSSGESSISSSDFLALGLSSSSSSSFQDSSSQPSTSEASEESHKIHVEEMKFEKKRSSLSEFEMMRERFSKLLLGEDMSGRGNGASTASAISNAITNLCATLFGQVWRLEPLQLDKKIMWRREMEWILSVSDHIVEFVPSWQTFPNGSKLEVMTTRPRSDLSINLPALRKLDNMLLEILETFEDSEFWYVDQGVVSPTVKGSSCSIIRETLPHQQDKWWLPMPRVPPGGISEDGKKLLQHRRDCTNQILKAAMAINCATIAEMDIPDSYLESLPKNGKVSLGARIHRYINSDQFMPECLLDCLHLSTDHHALEIANRVEATMLVWRRRNTSKNSSHGSTNKSRWEMVKDFVGDGDKWEVLANRAERLLICLRQRFPSLPQTTLDMSKIQYNKDVGKSILESYSRVLESLAFNIVARIDDLLLVDELSKQSDQLVAFPKIGTISSPYRTALSTPSFSPLRRSPYIESSKHHLHGFGLNRIQRTDCASVDGKGKILGRNMPTSVAMEMLEYESLDT; encoded by the exons ATGTCTGCTTTGTTGATTCAAGACGAAATTTTTAAAAGGGGGAAAGAAGGGTTATGTGAGAGTGAGTGCACATTTAGAGAAAACATGGATTCGAGCGGTGAAAGCAGCATTTCAAGCTCTGATTTTTTGGCCTTGGGGttgagtagtagtagtagtagcagTTTTCAAGATTCATCTTCGCAGCCTTCAACTTCTGAGGCCTCTGAAGAATCCCACAAAATCCACGTGGAGGAGATGAAGTTTGAGAAGAAGAGATCATCTCTATCAG AATTTGAGatgatgagagagagattCTCCAAACTGCTGCTTGGTGAAGACATGTCTGGTCGTGGGAATGGTGCTTCCACTGCTTCGGCTATCTCCAATGCAATTACTAATCTGTGTG CTACTCTTTTTGGACAAGTTTGGAGGTTGGAGCCTCTGCAGCTcgataagaaaataatgtggAGAAGGGAGATGGAATGGATTCTCTCCGTTAGCGATCATATTGTCGAATTCGTACCTTCTTGGCAGACATTCCCCAATGGAAGTAAACTCGAG GTCATGACAACCAGACCGCGATCAGATCTAAGCATTAACCTCCCTGCTCTGCGCAAGTTAGACAACATGCTTCTT gAAATCTTGGAAACATTTGAAGATTCTGAGTTCTGGTATGTCGATCAAGGGGTAGTATCTCCAACTGTCAAAGGTTCATCATGCTCCATCATCCGTGAAACCCTCCCCCATCAACAAGACAAATGGTGGCTTCCCATGCCTCGTGTCCCTCCCGGTGGCATCAGTGAGGACGGAAAGAAGTTGCTGCAGCATAGGCGCGACTGCACGAACCAAATACTCAAAGCTGCAATGGCTATAAACTGCGCGACTATCGCAGAAATGGACATCCCCGATTCATATCTAGAATCACTCCCAAAG AACGGGAAGGTGAGTTTGGGAGCTCGTATTCATAGATATATAAACTCTGACCAATTCATGCCTGAGTGCTTGCTCGACTGCCTCCATCTGTCCACTGATCATCACGCTCTCGAGATTGCCAACAGAGTGGAGGCCACAATGCTTGtgtggaggcgaagaaacaccTCAAAAAATTCCTCACATGGCAGCACAAACAAGTCCCGTTGGGAAATGGTCAAGGATTTCGTGGGTGATGGAGACAAATGGGAGGTGCTCGCAAATAGAGCAGAGAGGCTTCTCATCTGCCTGAGGCAACGGTTTCCCAGTCTACCTCAGACCACCTTAGACATGAGCAAGATCCAATATAACAAG GATGTGGGGAAGTCGATACTAGAGAGCTACTCAAGAGTCCTCGAGAGCTTGGCGTTCAACATTGTAGCGCGTATTGACGACTTGCTCTTGGTGGATGAGTTGTCGAAGCAGTCAGATCAGCTGGTGGCGTTCCCAAAGATTGGTACGATCAGCAGCCCGTACAGGACGGCCTTGTCGACTCCTAGCTTCTCGCCTCTGCGGAGATCGCCATACATTGAGAGCAGCAAGCATCACCTTCATGGATTCGGGTTGAACAGGATTCAGCGGACTGATTGTGCCAGTGTGGATGGGAAGGGGAAGATTCTCGGCCGGAATATGCCTACGAGTGTGGCCATGGAGATGTTGGAATATGAATCCCTTGATACTTAA